CAAAGTTGTGTTGAAACTAGTTAGTGTTTAGTAACGGTTGCAGTGTAGTCTATCGCTGTACccacatttatttgctgtactgcttttaatttaattgtgttaatttacTGTATATGCTATTACTTTGTCACTTATTTTACTCGGTGTTATAAACATATATATTTTATTCAATTTTTGCTGCTAACTGTATTCTTGCTTCCTATAAGATTTTTTTTTACTGTGGCATCAACCTATATATAGCAAGGTTAAATCAGACatgctatatagctacgtacatagttGAGACTTAGGGACTGGTGAGACACTGAATTTTAAGTTTATTAGTAGCTAATAAATCAGacataatagctagctactataataGCTTTGCAAACATGATAGCTATATAAAGCTGAATGTAGTGTATAGAACTTCCCTTAGATTTAGCCGTTCTAGGACGCCCATGGCCACCAAATAATTATACTAGTTGATGCGCTGGGGGTAACGTGTATCTGCTCTGTTCCGTTCCGGAGAATAATGTCACGGAAtatgccattccgttccgtgccgTTCCGTGGAATAATGGTAACCCATTTTCCCCAGATTCAAGAGCAGTACTACCTGAGTAAAGTATAATTTAAATTTACATAAAGGATAAACATACCGGTAATGTTACCTTGAATTAACGAAGAACTGTTGCTGTTTTCTTTAGAAATATCCAAGCAGCGATGGACTTCGCTCTTCTGGCAAGTTTAAAAACACAACCACAGCGAGCCTGGGGCGTCGCAGCTTTTCGGTTGCTTTCATATTCTCGGTTACTTCCCACTGCACTGTTTTATTCTCGGTTACTTCTCACTGCACCGTCTTGATGCTGTGGCCAATGGTTTTTGGGAACGCGGTCAGAAGgcatactattattattattgttactgagcagacagcacagctgatatgctcaggaaaaaaaagcaatcataaaatgaatttagctacgtagttacaaagattacagttatagagttccatacaatgtttgcagttccgctgaaaaagagtcaatattgttgctctcaatgatggaagatggtaagttgttccaatccttaattgatctggagaaaaagctctgttggtatgaatgggtagatgaatttggtagaataaaacgatgtgggtgatatagtctggtggatcttgtcattgaaataaaatgaagaggaattgacagtgaataatcttgatgtataattttaaaaagtgcttgtaatctggatattttacgtctcagctgaaggcttggccaagaaagatgctgtaacatagctgtgactgagctgaatcgattgaaatcatttaggacccatctagctgccctacgctgtactttctatGTAAAGGTGTTTAATCCTTTTGCTCCCACACataataatggcctagtttttgaattttcattatatCAATTAAAATAGGAAGCAACagatgtgtagcaattgcagccaaaatgtactgtgtggaagaagaaacaaaaaataaaatttaccataattatgttgtcagtgtgtgcagttgctatgcaacagctagataatttgtgaccggatttgcaaaaatgtacctttccacacacaaaatttaaccCATGAACTTCggggtttcataagtttttgaacatatatcttataattatccatgagtgtacagtagctactatagtATCTAgcagcattttgatactaagaacaagtttatcagtgtaaggagtcaagtgttacaccattttgtttgatggtatgtaaaatgtgtggaaaaggtaccttttcacaaatctggtcattttaactcaactattctaaagaacatacaGTATGCCAGCTTGTGTATTTTCAAATCAATAGCATTTCCACTATggagaaatgaagtcatttGTTATAAAAATGTGAGATgaaaatccatgacaaataaggcagtagacagctGGATGagccaataaatcaatatgtacaaaagtcagaagacatcaagaaaataatctacacaCTGTAAAGAAggatttttcattttaacaaagaacttgttatccctgctgcaaaaaacagcaaacacttcatttattaaaataacaacagggaatttttgttgttgtaacatcatttccttgttaaagtaaaaaattgTCATCACACTAACAGTCACTTTTTGTtaaaacatctagaatgttaaaacagcaattaacagttctgctgaaacaacgtatgctttttgtcattttgtggcattttttacagtgcaggtgcttacataaaccatcataattgtATGGGTGATGGCACTATTGTATTTAgtggaactgtcagatactttgatgaaatgaaatgttaaacagacaacgagatacattgttatagatTATGCACCAATGACTATGTATAAATCAAGACttattatatttaatccccttcctttgatttatacttttcatacttatactgtatgtagctaggtgttatcatgtttttcgtaaagcttccaacccagacgattgacctttattaattttgactatgtagaattccatcagatcctaccagatcagcaggacttaacacaattcaagaccggatctgccaacagtgtgatgaattcatgattgtttttatcttAAATaaagatgtcagtttcatcacttatatatagtcatgcaaGATATCATGCCATCAATATTCTTTTACTTTAAGGAATGCTTTAGTTTAAAtaggtttattattattattattggtaatactgtgtaTAGACCTCTATACTAGAGTCTAGTGCatgcacaggtcacaacatacatacaagtacaaattaaataattgctagtttttgtttgaactgatcaatataattggagtcaatcacattttggggtagatcattccagattttaattgctgaagggaaaaaggagtacatataagaatcaatccgtgtcattggttgcataaatctcatattatgacctctggtactatgtacaTTGGATATGGGTCTCACGCAGAAATGGATTTGCTGGGAtatcaacaaggtggttaatttgcatcatgcagtaaagcaaattatatcttaatcacagtaaagctaaatacatctcagctctagagaatagaatagctaaatatgattgctctattagaatatctcggtcttcactgaacagaaaccgcTAAGCGAGACTAGCGCCTCCCCCTCCCTCTTTCCcgaaaagaaatgaaagcagagttcCATCcggcgtagtcaataggtacggcaatgcaaaaaccttctgcttgatgttatacgcataccaggttagctatactcagatggtacgattttccgtaccatacgcgtatggttgtaccgtactcgtatacgcatatggtatgtaccatacgcgtatggtacaaaatacgcatatggtatagaacaactccaataaaattatcaggtagctgactgttctattagagtatatcgatcttttctgtgacatgtattttgacaagcaaggatttacagtctgtgcttcaaccacttactgcttttccataaaatgcaaagttattagaaaaacatgggaactgaggtaaaaatattgagcataatttgagcataataggtaaatattgagcattaatttaagcataataggtaaatttttgagcagtgcagcatagcataataggtaaaataatgagcataatcggagGGTCcctattcaaggggcccttggTGGAGCCCgcggcaaaatgccccagttgccccccccccccccccccccgtgggcggccctgcctgaACTGTGTTATACACAGAAACCTTCGAACTTCCGGTTTCAAATCACACTTGACCGCCAACGTAGTGAAAaggagagaaaaccatcaattatgaagtgatgaaagtacataaattacagaaagtgtgatagtcctcggtcacatgcgatcACGTGATTGTTTTTGGATACACAACGGCGTGAAATTTACGAGAGGCTCGTCAGTGAGTTGGTATGTCTAAAACAGTCTATGTATTAGTATTATATAGAATAgttataactattacttaacaAAAGATAAAGTCAGTCAAATGAGCTAATCCTACCCTCTGCACAAACAAGGTCAATAGCTGCAGACTCTTTAAAGCTAAAGCGATGATAGGAAGATCTAGAACCTCTCAAACAAGTGATGGCTGCACGAAGTAGTGAAAAACTCAGTTTACATCTTAACCAGTGCAGGGTCATGCTGTAAGACTGTCCATTTTTTTCTGACAGCAGAGTGGCTATTCTCTTGTACACTACTGTGGCCAGGGGTCCCATGCCTCCAGTACATGAAAACACTAAAGGAGAGAATGTCCCATGCTCCACCTCACGGATCTTTTCTTCATATTTCCTCTTCTTCTCTAGCTCCGCACGCCTGTAACACTGGGGTAAAGACACTGAACAGTGCACATAATGCTAtgtagagttaatgatgtaatgtaatgatgtgacatgatgtaatataatgtaatttatgcatatatacctgtaatattaatattgtgtactgtagttgtaagagttagttgttattgtgtactttcagttattgattaataatattatatacagtggtctGTTATGCCTATAAACGGTCTGCCCAAGAGCCTATGTTTCCCTACAATTAGAATAATACCCACacatatgtgtttacaaatacacctgaagatagtcaaagattagtacaataattaaagactatagagcgatattacccaaaaaactctactaggggcttctctatacttgtatacatgaactttgtaaaaatgtgtttgggtttaaaggtacccttatcctttcaacataaaacaagagcagcaTGCTCCTTgccttactcagaaactgaaatttgaagtttgatcttctaaagcattatttaggacaaaagacattgatttctgttAGGCTttagaattgtgccagcatataggtattcacgatttttcaatgaatataacaggaatgcatggtgatataaacactaagcctgcagtagaggtagcattgtagctaaatataaacataagattttgatataactatccatataaatacacattaaaatactgtattctgattggttaaaacatagcaaccatattaaataattggCAAATCAAACCAATATTTTCAGggcatatatatatgcatattatttcattaaatattttattttattgttgctacatataatctattgtttacctttaatttgttacttaaaaatggatatttatgcctggtggcactaaaggagtgttgagcagacaattacAATCAGACGAGCTCAAGAAGTACAttgtaatgattgctcaaacagaggaagacctggagaatgctgatacaataacattgagggaggtataGGAAAGAGATAtaataactgtagagaaagtaatgtaTCAGTTTGCAAATTCAtgtgaagttctgcagacaaagtgagatcatgtacataagatttaggtacatcagtgtaggactataatattatagtgggaaatgcataggcatggcaaggataaaatgcatgtgtgtgctgatgaataaatctacatagttacagctcagtagtaagcagattattatgttgtgttctaagtttactcagttagaaatgcttgtaaagacagcccattgtagctaggtgatggcaaggctagaaaacactgagaaaaggcataatacgcatatggtacgtaccatacgcgtatgtccataccgtacgcgtatagtacggaaaatcgtaccgtacgcgtatggtatgtaccatacgtgtatggtacataccatacgcgtacggtacaaaatacgcatatggtatagaacagagttactgactgttctattagagtatatcgatctttttgttggttatgtattttgataaacaaggatttatagcattgcacaagttttctgcctattatgctagcattatgctcaatgctttcaggcacctattatgctcattattatgccagcataatcggcgggtccctacccttgaatacctgtttaaaagatcgatatactctaatagagcagtcagatcttgatactctaatagagcagtcacagtattcttcagaggagcagtatgACAAGCTTATAAATAGGGAgatgtagttggtgaggggcagctattgtcaatgTTAggatgtaatgacctttttttttggtctttgactgaCAACTAGgttgaagttgtgattcagagtggaaccctccttgcccttggggccccactttaactctttgccctgggcccctagcttaatttctctgggcagccctgactGCAGGCCACCATTCATGATCACAAGCTGCAATTTACAGTTCCAGATGATATTATCAGGGGCGAAtccagggggggctttgggggctgaagcccccccccccccccttcatatttaggctttacttgatcaatatgctgagtattataatgaaattttgtcttagcataattatatgatcactaataatacaaatactcataaaaccaccttataaacatctttccaaggtattatcagtggatttatgctaaagtttatgcaacaaggacccggatcagcattggaggtgtacaagattgagatactctaatagagcagtcagctaactactctaatagaacattcactggaaacatgtagttggttctgttatggaatttttcaaatctgcctgcacctatacatacaatgaagtccattggtctgtttaaagggcttcattcatctacttgtgtagttaatatgcatggcaatacttaattcaggtacacaatttccattgaaatgctctcagattcaatcttgtatcgttcaaatttcaaaattttccactttcaacattcttattctaacatgcatgcACCTAGCTATTCAGTGTTGCAtgtgtgcaattgtgagaggggtacatcatgtacttggttgtctgtacctacccaaacctttccattagcaaaatgcgcccccagacccccctagttccagcatgctttgcatgctgggaagtgtgctttgcacacctctacccaagagattagtaccttgagttagcccccccttttataaatccttgatccgcccctgattataATACATTAAATTTTCATGACTGTATATAGCCAGCTGGGGTATAGTTAAAATAACTCTCAAGCTGAAACTGAAAACAAAATCATGGTTAGTTGCAACAGCAGCATAAGTTATATACAACTAAGGGAAATTTTTCTTATAGTTTTACTCTGCACAACATATCTCCACAacatgctatatagctacattggCAGAACGATTTTGGTTAGTCAACTAGATAGATTGTCTAACATTCATGCTGGAGGATGTAAAATGATGTCCCCTAATGATTTTGAAGATGGTTGTTGCAATTAAGTACCATGCACATTATATGTGCCCTGGGCATAATTTATCAGTTGTGCAAATATTGACATCAGCAGCTGCAGATACATTAATTTAATTTGGGGGCAAATGTACGGACTTCAATTACTGAGTTATAGTGTACATATAGATTGTTGTTAAAATCAGTTAAAGGTTGTTAGTGTACAACATCAGGAGGTAGTAAATTCCATAGCCAGATGGTTGAGGGTGGGTAGGACCAATCAAATAAGGTGTCGATGTCATGCTGAAGAGCAGGTTTATATGAATCTTTAATGGAGCAAATATATCCTAATAAAAGTAGCTAATGTGGTATTATTAAGTGGAGGAATATTGTTTATGTAAACAAAGGGCCCAATACTGACACCTGGGGTACACTAAAGTAATCCAATTTGaattaatttacttaattaTCATAGGATAAAAATGATATTATGTGTTTGAGATAATATGTAATACGATGTATTATATTCTAGCTTCTGTAAATTATATGAAACAACATTTTAGATACATTGAATTTCATCAGCCGTGTATCTGCCCATTTAGCAATTGCATAGATGCCAGAAGCAAATGGGTGGCCTTGCTGCCCAAAATATTGTTGTAAATGatgcaatcatctgcaaataacTTTACAGTGCTGTGTTTTACACATCATATAGATAAGAAATTAACATCAATTGCCTAAGGGCTGTCCCCTGGTGGACTCCAGAAGCCACTACTTTTGAAGTGGATCGAACTCTATCCAGTACAACTCTTTGTGAATGGCCTATTAAAAAGTTAATAATCCACCTGTGTGTTTTTACCCTGCATACCATACCACTGAATGATTTCCCAGGTGGGGGGACTATAAGAACAAGCAAGGTATGCGATAATAGAACAGCACATGTGTAACATAACATAGGTGCCAATGAAGTAACGCGCTCTTTATTTACAATGATCAGAGTTGATATGCAATAAAGTATGTGTTGTTTGTAGCAACATTCATACAGGCTTAGGTACAACAAACATGGCTATTAGTTATGTGATCAAATATAATAGCAGTCCACAATCAGCATACGACACAGTCACATCGTTGAAACCACCACTTCCTGGCCCTGCATAacaaataaaacaaacaaataacacTAGTCCTGTATAAATAATTGTCGATAAATAAATGTGTGTATTTTTGTAACTATCACCATAAGGATATAAAATTAAACTGCACAGGTAAAGAAATGCTTAATTTTGATGCTAGCATTCATGCATCAGTGTGAGTGATGTTATGAGAAGGAGTAAAGTCCTAATTACTGTAAGCTGGGATgcttgtttacattaattagaTATATCAAAAGTTCACTTATTGTCATGCGCACCAACAATTACCATTCAATATTACCATTATTAATATATTaccattaggccaatgaaacttgattagcagtttcatgtcatcgcccgcatgcttttgatacacccgcatagaatttcattattggtatttcagattgaaatactctaatagagcagtcactttacagtctaatagagtaatcagcTATACTccaatggaaaaatcacttagTAACATACTTTAGctgagtaatcaatgtagatcaCTGTGTTTTtatggcagaaatcttcatgtttggatgtgtgttgtgccttttgaaaaaaaatgaataatgaataatgaataataaccgcctgcccgcatcaaattttcaaaaacctgagtgagaaactggtaatcaagtatCATTGAccttattgttattattatattaccATTGAACGGCACCAGCAATTACTTGACCAGCCTTCAAGTTGTAGTTCATATCTCCATCAAAGTTGTTAACTGGTCCATCAAGATAACAATTTCTTGTACACAGACCACTGACCCTGCAGCATCTGAAGGCAAAGCGTCGATCTTTGCCATTATCACGTTCACTCCAAACTCCAGAAATATAATAATCAGGATGACACTGTGTGCTTAGTGTATCATCAAGCTCGTTGACATAACCAGTATCGTAGCAGTCAGAAGTACTTCTTGATGTAGCTCGACAGCCATAACAGTATACCCTGTCCTCTTTACCATTATTGTCACGCACATGACGGCCAGACACATGGATTATTGGTTTGCCAGAAGCACACACAAAATCATGTCTTTGACCAAATTCACTGCATGGTGTTGAAGAAGTTATTTCTGTCATTACTAAAATAGCAATGGTAGCAGCTACAAATGTACACCTGAAATACATCACATAAAAAGTATCAATTTTTTATGATGCAGTAGACTCTTACCAGCAATGTTGCATGTTGACTCAAGCTTATAATTCTTCAATATAGTAACAGTTTGTAAGTTGAATGAGGTGTGTCATGGCATGATCCTTTTATATGCAGAGAGtacactagtttgtttgatCATGTTTGCATTTCTATGACTATTCACAGTAATGTAGCCATTGCAATGTTAAGGAAGTGTTTGTATTGTGTTATAGACTAGTTtctaaaaatattttatgtCCATTTTGCTACACTGAAGGACTAAAGCACTTTGTTATAACAGTCCTTATAATATGACACTATAGCACAATATAATAATCAAAAACTAACTTTATATTGAATGGTTTATTACGAACTTCATGAACTGCAATTTCTGTAGGGAGCCATTATATTTAATGTGGCTATGCACATGGGACCTTTTCATCTCTTAAAGTGGTGATGTTCTTAAATGAGAAAGTATAATACTGTTTTGTTTAAAGTTTTATAATATGTTAGTACTGAAAGTATTAGCTAGCAATATAGCTAGTTATGAGGTTTCACAACTCACTTCATACCACAATTGAATCCAGCTGAAAagaattatttattttaattagCTATGTGCCTTACCTATATACAGTAATTTAAATAGCaggaatataattatgtgtaggATTCTGTGTACATCTTGAAAATGAAAGTGGAAAGGGTAGGCCAGTTCTTTCTTAAGAAAAAGGAAATATGTCTGATATTTTTCCTTAATGTAGTTTAAGAACTAGAAAGCCAGTAATTTAGGATTCATGTGCTTATTTAGGTACACTGTAAAGTCATATGTACCTGCTTGGGGACAATATAGCTATAAACCTTACCATTTATGTTTATCTCTTTAATGACATGAGTTATAGTAAACACAAGTGAGTTATACAATAACCATCAAGCATGCAGTAAACTGATAGCTCTTCATGGTTATGTACATCATATTCCAGTCTTTTTTTAAAAACTAGCTATATCTATAGGTGCCTTTGCACTATCTCAGTAAATGCAAAATAATTGACATACCAGTATTGTTATTATAGCACACTAAATGTGAAGTGTATCTTTAGATTTTACCCCTGAATGACTCCAGTTGGTAAATCCTTTATATCATTATGCTTGTGAACATCCCGTTACTCCAGCATTATTCTTTCTAAAGGATCATCTATAatttcagcattttcacaagtATGCAGAGAGTACTTTATTAATAACCCCCTCCCCCTACCCAACAGCATGCTATAAAAATATTGGTGCTAAACTTGCTtcatgcataatattatgaagctGTTTTCTTTGTTGCACATTGATACACACATATTATTGTTGAGGTGTTTACACTGGAGGAAAATGCAGAGACAGATCTTGAAAGCTTATCTAGTCATTCAGTAGGCTGAACGCAGTTTGGCTTTGCAAACTATTACACAAAATGGTCTAGCCACAGTTATGTAcctatgaattatttttaatataGTGCAACTAAGACCAACATTTGTAAAGCATACATCTTGGGTTTACTCCCACCCCTAATGTATATTCTCTGTATTCTTGTcaaaatgctgaaaataatggatgaccTCTATATTTTGtaacctattattctcaaaattatggtagcataataggctcaagcCTAGGTACAGTGTATAACTACCTGATTGGCTGACAACGTATTAAATAAGTAATCTGTGCTTGATATTATGCTACTAGTTACATATAACTTCATTGTAGttactagtgctgaaacaattattcggttatttgactaaTCGGTTGGTATGACACTATTCGATTTgttaacaca
This portion of the Dysidea avara chromosome 12, odDysAvar1.4, whole genome shotgun sequence genome encodes:
- the LOC136241550 gene encoding dermatopontin-like, translating into MQHCWCTFVAATIAILVMTEITSSTPCSEFGQRHDFVCASGKPIIHVSGRHVRDNNGKEDRVYCYGCRATSRSTSDCYDTGYVNELDDTLSTQCHPDYYISGVWSERDNGKDRRFAFRCCRVSGLCTRNCYLDGPVNNFDGDMNYNLKAGQVIAGAVQWARKWWFQRCDCVVC